Within the Paenibacillus sp. AN1007 genome, the region CTCAACGAAATGAGAGTAATATAAAAAAGGAGAATCTGTTCATCTAACGATGAATAAGATTCTCTTCTCTCTTTAACACGTTTCATCTTGATCTCTTTGCTGCTGTTTTCTCAGCTTGAATACATAATATATTGGTATGAATCCGCAAATGAACAAAATTGCCCCCATCCCTAATCCTTCAGCCCATCCTGTGTTCGCTGCACTTGAAGTTAGGATCATGACTGCGGCAGCAATCAGAAGCAGTACAGTCAGACTGACCATGAAAGCTTTCCCTGGATGTTTCACTCCCCTCTCCTGTTCTACACTAACACTGATCGATAAGTAGGCAAAAACAACAGATGTTAAAATAAATATAAACCAAAGCGGATTGCTGCGCATGGATTCGATACCACCTCTGACCAAGTCAGAGCCCAGTACAAAAAGAATACCTAGAGTTTGAACAATGTACGTAACCTTAAAATGGTGCAGGTTTCTCAGAATATTGGATTGAAGAACCAAATTTATTCGAGAATAGATACAGAGCAGTCCCTTATCGATTTATTAATCTTGTCATTGTAAAATGAAATAAACAAACGGATTGGAGTGAAGCGAATTGATCGGATCTTCACGCTATTTGAGACAGGTACAGCTTATGCGAAATCTGGTTCCTACTTTTCAAGCGTATCCTTTTGATCTGGCAGTGATTCGAAATCTACATACACTTGATTTTCATCCCAAGGTAACCTACATTGTTGGTGAAAACGGCATGGGTAAGTCTACACTAATGGAGTCCATTGCTGTCTCCTGGGGATTTAATCCCGAAGGCGGAACAATGAACTTTTCATTTTCTACTCAGGCTACGCATTCGAACTTATTTGAATATATTCAGTTAGTCAAAGGCCCGCGGCGTCCCAGAGACGGATTTTTTTTCAGGGCTGAAAGCTATTATAATCTGGCGACGACCATTGATGAGTTAGATCGTGAGCCTTCACCGGGACGTCCTATCAAAGATTCGTACGGTGGAAAGTCACTGCATGAGCAATCCCATGGAGAGTCCTTTTTCTCCACATTTGTTCATCGGTTTGGGGGAAATGGCTTGTACATTCTGGATGAGCCCGAGGCTGCATTGTCGCCCCTTCGTCAGATGGCCATGCTCACCCGCATTCATGAACTGGTGCAGCAAAATTCTCAATTCATTATTGCTACCCACTCTCCGATTCTGATGGCGTATCCCGATGCACAGATCTATAACCTGACACCAGATGGAATTGAGATTCAGACGTTGGAAGAAACGGATCATTATCTGATCATGAAGGAATTTCTGAATAACAAAGACAAGATGATCCAGCAGTTATTTGAGGATAACGATAATTAAAACCGCGAATACGAACAGCCGTCAACGGTTTGAATTGACGGCTGGGATGATCTGATTTTTTTTATAATGAAGCATCTCTTCAGCGATGTTAACCAAATCCTCTTTACTGTCAGCATAAGAAAAACAGCTAACCAACCTCATTAGCTGTTTCTCTATATTCACGGTGATTCCTTATGTTATGATGTCTTCTTCCTCAGCTCTTGTAATAATAATCCGGGATGTTGGTCCACCGTTTTTTCAGTTCATGTGCAATAGCTTTCGGTTTGCGATCACGTGTGAAGATGCCTTTTTTATTGCCCTGCACACGGATGATTCCCTGAGTGGTGGCAAAATCAGCAAAGTTCCATACTTGTTCGCCAACAAACTGTTGAAATTCATCAAACACCTCATGGTTTGCTCTATAAAACTCCACTTGGTATTCCTCGGTAAACATCACGGGCTCAACATCATGTAATCCGGCAACCGTGTCCGCTCCGTATTCCGTCATCATAAAAGGTTTATGCGGGCATCGTTTCAACCAGCCATTAAATTCGGCACGAAGCTTTTCTTTGGCCGAGTCCAGATTACCCCCATCGACATACCATCCATAGTATCGGTTAAAGGTGAGAATATCCAAAAGCTCGGCAATCTGATCCTTTTCTGGCGAGGATTCCATCTGAGTAACAATCGTAACCGGACGTTTCTGTGGATCTAATTCTCTCGTTAGATCAATCAATGGTTTGAAATATTCGTAAGCTCCCTTTTCTTCAGAAGCAGGTTCGTTAGCAATATTCCACATGACCACACAGGCGTGATTTTTGTCCCGCTGTATAAGCTCGCGAATCACATCCTGGTGATGTTCAAATGTATCGAGTTCGTCCCATGTATTCTTCAGCACACCACCACGATGAACAACCAGCATGTTCAGATGCATACCGACCGCTGGCACCTCATCAATGACTACAAACCCTTCCCGATCGGCAAGTCTCATGACTTCTTCTGAATAGGGGTAATGTGCAGTACGGAAAGAGTTGGCTCCCGTCCACTTCATCAGATTAAAATCGAGTACATTGGCTGGCTCATTAAAACCTCTGCCATGCATGGTTGTATCTTCATGCTTGCCGTACCCTTTGAAGTAGAAAGGTTTATCATTAATGAGGAATTTTCCTTCCTTCACTTCCACACTTCTCACCCCAAACGGCTGTTCATAAACGTCAATCGTTTCGCCTTCGGCTTCCAGTTCGACGCGCAGCGTGTACAAGTAGGCATTTAATGGTTCCCACAGTCTGACATTTGGAATGATCATTTCACCTGACTGGCCTTCATATTCTGCAACCATCGTGCCGGATTCGTCGATAATTTTCACTCTAACCGAAGCTGTACCAGTAATATCAATCGAAT harbors:
- a CDS encoding AAA family ATPase, with amino-acid sequence MRNLVPTFQAYPFDLAVIRNLHTLDFHPKVTYIVGENGMGKSTLMESIAVSWGFNPEGGTMNFSFSTQATHSNLFEYIQLVKGPRRPRDGFFFRAESYYNLATTIDELDREPSPGRPIKDSYGGKSLHEQSHGESFFSTFVHRFGGNGLYILDEPEAALSPLRQMAMLTRIHELVQQNSQFIIATHSPILMAYPDAQIYNLTPDGIEIQTLEETDHYLIMKEFLNNKDKMIQQLFEDNDN
- the uidA gene encoding beta-glucuronidase; this encodes MLYPILTETRHIIDLNGIWNFKLDEGAGFQENWQLGKLQDPMCMVVPASYNDIGVSAKIRDHVGWVWYERDVTLPDSIHHERIVLRFGSVTHLAKVYVNGEFVIEHKGGFLPFEAEINRYLQKGKNRLTVAVNNIVDETTLPVGSIIEQEVSGGGKTLQNLPNFDFFNYAGLHRPVKIYTTPKTYTRDISIVTELNGQVQYSIDITGTASVRVKIIDESGTMVAEYEGQSGEMIIPNVRLWEPLNAYLYTLRVELEAEGETIDVYEQPFGVRSVEVKEGKFLINDKPFYFKGYGKHEDTTMHGRGFNEPANVLDFNLMKWTGANSFRTAHYPYSEEVMRLADREGFVVIDEVPAVGMHLNMLVVHRGGVLKNTWDELDTFEHHQDVIRELIQRDKNHACVVMWNIANEPASEEKGAYEYFKPLIDLTRELDPQKRPVTIVTQMESSPEKDQIAELLDILTFNRYYGWYVDGGNLDSAKEKLRAEFNGWLKRCPHKPFMMTEYGADTVAGLHDVEPVMFTEEYQVEFYRANHEVFDEFQQFVGEQVWNFADFATTQGIIRVQGNKKGIFTRDRKPKAIAHELKKRWTNIPDYYYKS